In a single window of the Antedon mediterranea chromosome 1, ecAntMedi1.1, whole genome shotgun sequence genome:
- the LOC140063701 gene encoding uncharacterized protein, protein MKQCCTRRKIGPVDHTSCRPSVDRVSMKFKWKLAALSTFLGLCIVFMMGVHQAQQTNIRHWALLGEDNVVQPRAQKSGEEKNYVPKQIGAVVSPPNQVSKTTDLHHIIRAPNFLNITKQILPWIDRKIYLSNYFTSNLTEDEKLTYRNSVIIYLHHNKAAGTTTKKCMQHVIPKSGKKLGPVMASANRMSISKRLSLHPQNRYNVYMGGYSFGLCDDINQSCSYFTIFRDPFQRSLSSFSYCRRARSDQLCRAQSPWKVTLKEWTIHQGSFLFRQLLFHPKFCSEFKNNFKPYLLPHDIYGSIPCWFRQKVIMFDLLSKSQIDALVDFCINNIEKWFAVVGLTEEYDTSLAMLQQVYGVPFSSCAGSVQNTSGRYTNISNNKNETLSDGHAQMVDELMNDEDVQRALYADIRLYNKIKEIFYKQKEKMDLLNKIS, encoded by the exons gAGGCGAAAGATAGGTCCGGTGGATCACACGAGTTGTAGGCCTAGTGTCGATAGAGTCAGCATGAAATTCAAGTGGAAATTGGCGGCATTAAGTACATTTTTAGGACTCTGTATCGTGTTTATGATGGGTGTACATCAAGCCCAACAAACTAATATACGTCATTGGGCTCTGTTGGGTGAGGATAACGTTGTGCAGCCTAGAGCGCAAAAGTCAGGCGAAGAAAA GAATTATGTACCAAAACAAATAGGGGCAGTAGTCTCACCACCGAATCAAGTTTCAAAGACGACTGACTTGCATCATATAATACGAGCTccaaactttttaaatattaccaAACAAATCCTACCGTGGATAGACCGTAAGATATACCTGTCTAACTATTTTACATCAAATCTCACAGAAGATGAAAAGCTTACTTACAGAAACTCCgtcattatatatttacatcACAATAAGGCCGCGGGAACAACGACAAAGAAATGTATGCAACACGTTATTCCAAAAAGTGGGAAGAAACTAGGACCTGTCATGGCAAGCGCTAACCGTATGAGTATAAGTAAACGGCTTAGTTTACATCCCCAAAATAGGTACAATGTGTACATGGGTGGATATTCGTTCGGTTTATGTGATGACATTAATCAGTCGTGTTCTTATTTTACTATATTCAGAGACCCGTTTCAACGGTCACTTTCAAGCTTTTCGTACTGCAGAAGAGCACGAAGTGACCAGTTATGTAGAGCGCAAAGTCCATGGAAAGTGACACTAAAGGAATGGACAATACATCAAGGAAGTTTTCTATTTCGCCAACTGTTATTCCATCCAAAATTTTGTAgcgaatttaaaaacaattttaagccGTATTTGCTTCCTCATGATATTTACGGTTCTATACCTTGCTGGTTTAGGCAAAAAGTGATTATGTTTGATTTATTATCTAAGTCGCAAATAGATGCGTTAGTTGATTTTTGTATcaataatattgaaaaatggTTTGCTGTTGTCGGATTAACTGAGGAGTATGATACATCATTGGCAATGTTGCAACAAGTATACGGTGTTCCATTCTCGAGTTGCGCTGGAAGCGTTCAAAACACTAGCGGACGCTATACTAACATAtcgaataataaaaatgaaactcTATCAGACGGGCATGCGCAGATGGTTGATGAATTAATGAATGACGAAGATGTTCAACGTGCTTTATACGCTGATATAAGGTTATATAACAagataaaagaaatattttataaacagaaagaaaaaatgGACCtcttaaataaaatatcatgA